A region of Salinibacter sp. 10B DNA encodes the following proteins:
- a CDS encoding TraR/DksA C4-type zinc finger protein: MATDSPTPNSSSDTMSGEERETPFSDEELEHFKDLLLQRRKEAKEEIEQMREQVEEAKEQSGDNTAYGVHMADAGTDAMEREKLHLMIARQQKYIGYLERALERIENKTYGICRVTGEPIAKERLEAVPHTEISIEAKRQEKS; the protein is encoded by the coding sequence ATGGCGACTGATAGTCCAACCCCCAATTCCTCGTCCGATACAATGAGTGGAGAAGAAAGAGAAACGCCCTTCTCCGACGAAGAGCTCGAACACTTCAAGGATCTCTTGCTCCAGCGCCGGAAGGAGGCAAAGGAGGAAATTGAGCAGATGCGCGAGCAGGTGGAGGAGGCCAAAGAGCAGTCCGGTGACAATACGGCCTACGGGGTCCACATGGCCGATGCAGGGACCGATGCGATGGAGCGAGAAAAGCTCCATCTCATGATTGCTCGTCAACAAAAGTATATCGGATATCTGGAGCGCGCCCTCGAGCGCATCGAGAATAAGACGTACGGCATCTGTCGGGTAACCGGTGAGCCCATCGCCAAAGAGCGACTGGAGGCCGTTCCCCACACCGAAATCTCAATCGAGGCGAAGCGACAAGAAAAATCCTGA
- the ileS gene encoding isoleucine--tRNA ligase yields the protein MAQFETPDQVNLPALEETVLDWWDDQNVFERSIEEREGQPTYTFYEGPPTANGKPGIHHVLARAIKDIFCRYKTMQGYQVARKAGWDTHGLPVEIEVEEELGLESRAQVEEYGIEKYNAACRESVLEYKDLWDTLTQRMGYWVDLDDPYVTFETDYIETVWWLLKQIEEEDLLYKGHKIQWYSPGSHTVLSSHEVSLGYEETQDPSVYIRFPVAGEEDTYFLAWTTTPWTLISNTALAVGPDLTYVKIHHEDPHQGPEKLILAEALLDDVIDEDYTVEETLSGEELIGREYEPLFDYFTDRATPGEDAWYVLDADIVSTEEGTGIVHMAPAFGEEDHAVAQEKGLPLFNPIDKDGEFTEEAPLVEGMWFKDADKTITDDLKRRGRLYKHETYLHNYPHDWRKGTPLMSYPVESWFIETTELKDRMVELNDTINWQPEAIGEGRFGEWLENNVDWALSRRRYWGTPLPVWESDKEDSDYYEVIGSVAELREKCGDQLPEDDDEIDLHRPFVDELTWEGPEGGTMRRVPDLIDVWFDSGAMPYAQWHYPFENEEAFEANFPADFIAEGVDQTRGWFYSLHAIATLIFDDVAYENVVVNGLVLDEEGNKMSKSKGNTVEPFEVIDEYGADVVRWFMMSNAPPWENLRFSERGLRDLRRTFFGTLENVYSFFATYANIDGFTYQKDRMPVDERPELDQWIISRLHTTTQTVEEALEEYDPTTAARAVEGFVEELSNWHLRRSRSRFWASKKSEQNGQPGQPSSAGQGGTVSAEKKEAAYQTIYECLEATAKLMSPIAPFFGEWLYRTLTDVTGSETDSVHLASFPEVSKEERDEALERRMGLARSIASSTLSLRNQAEINVRQPLPRILVVTGTGVPEAEVEQVKDIILDEVNVKEIEYVEHSSEVVSRSAKPDFSRLGPRLGDLVKEVNQKVRQLDDETINEYVETGELMLTVDGEEVELGPDDLIIQSEGIEGWLVEQEGDVTVALDTEITPELRAEGLAREAVKRIQNLRKDAGFEVTDRIEIAYHGSDAIAEAVAEHTDWIRNETLALELQPSAPSQLSGEAVESFEIGDEQLTIGVRRADPGEAVSA from the coding sequence ATGGCGCAGTTCGAAACCCCCGATCAAGTCAATCTCCCCGCCCTCGAAGAGACGGTCCTCGACTGGTGGGACGACCAGAACGTGTTCGAGCGCAGTATTGAGGAGCGCGAAGGGCAGCCTACGTATACTTTCTATGAAGGGCCGCCCACGGCCAACGGCAAGCCCGGCATTCACCACGTACTGGCCCGGGCCATCAAGGACATTTTCTGCCGGTACAAGACCATGCAGGGCTATCAGGTGGCCCGTAAGGCGGGGTGGGATACCCACGGACTGCCCGTCGAGATTGAGGTAGAGGAGGAACTGGGGCTCGAAAGCCGGGCGCAGGTTGAGGAGTACGGCATCGAGAAGTACAACGCCGCCTGCCGCGAGAGCGTACTGGAGTACAAGGACCTCTGGGACACGCTCACCCAGCGAATGGGCTACTGGGTGGATCTCGACGACCCCTACGTGACGTTCGAGACCGACTACATCGAGACCGTCTGGTGGCTCCTCAAGCAGATCGAGGAGGAAGACCTGCTCTACAAGGGGCACAAGATCCAGTGGTACAGCCCCGGTTCGCACACCGTCCTCTCGTCGCACGAGGTGAGCCTCGGCTACGAAGAGACGCAGGACCCGAGCGTGTACATCCGCTTCCCGGTGGCCGGGGAAGAAGATACGTACTTCCTCGCCTGGACCACGACGCCGTGGACGCTCATCTCCAACACGGCGCTCGCGGTGGGGCCGGACCTCACCTACGTCAAGATTCACCACGAGGACCCGCACCAGGGCCCCGAGAAGCTGATCCTGGCGGAGGCCCTGCTCGACGACGTGATCGACGAGGACTATACGGTGGAGGAGACACTCTCGGGCGAAGAACTGATCGGGCGCGAGTACGAGCCGCTGTTCGACTACTTTACCGATCGGGCCACGCCGGGCGAGGACGCCTGGTACGTCCTGGATGCCGACATCGTCTCGACCGAAGAAGGCACCGGCATCGTGCATATGGCGCCGGCCTTCGGTGAAGAGGATCACGCAGTGGCGCAGGAGAAGGGACTTCCGCTCTTCAATCCTATTGATAAGGACGGCGAGTTCACCGAGGAGGCGCCGCTGGTTGAGGGCATGTGGTTCAAGGATGCGGACAAGACGATCACCGACGACCTCAAGCGCCGTGGGCGCCTCTACAAGCACGAGACTTACCTCCACAACTACCCGCACGACTGGCGCAAGGGCACGCCCCTGATGAGCTACCCGGTCGAGAGCTGGTTCATCGAGACCACCGAGCTCAAGGACCGGATGGTGGAGCTCAACGACACCATCAACTGGCAGCCCGAGGCCATCGGCGAAGGACGCTTTGGCGAGTGGCTGGAGAACAACGTGGACTGGGCGCTCAGCCGCCGCCGCTACTGGGGGACGCCACTTCCGGTGTGGGAGAGCGACAAGGAGGACTCCGACTACTACGAGGTCATTGGCTCGGTGGCGGAACTGCGCGAGAAGTGCGGCGACCAGCTGCCCGAGGACGATGACGAAATCGATCTGCATCGCCCGTTCGTGGACGAGCTGACGTGGGAAGGGCCGGAGGGCGGCACCATGCGCCGCGTGCCGGACCTGATCGACGTGTGGTTCGACTCTGGCGCCATGCCGTACGCGCAGTGGCACTATCCCTTCGAGAACGAGGAGGCGTTCGAGGCCAACTTTCCGGCGGACTTCATCGCCGAGGGCGTGGACCAGACACGCGGCTGGTTCTATTCGCTCCACGCGATTGCGACCCTCATCTTTGACGACGTCGCCTACGAGAACGTGGTCGTCAACGGCCTCGTGCTCGACGAAGAGGGCAACAAGATGTCGAAGTCGAAGGGCAACACCGTGGAGCCGTTCGAGGTGATCGACGAGTACGGGGCCGACGTGGTGCGCTGGTTCATGATGAGCAATGCGCCGCCCTGGGAGAATCTGCGCTTCAGCGAGCGGGGGCTGCGCGACCTGCGTCGCACGTTCTTCGGCACTCTCGAAAACGTCTACAGCTTCTTCGCCACCTACGCCAACATCGACGGCTTCACCTATCAGAAAGATCGGATGCCCGTCGACGAGCGTCCGGAGCTCGACCAGTGGATCATCAGTCGCCTACACACCACCACGCAGACAGTGGAGGAGGCGCTGGAGGAGTACGACCCGACGACTGCGGCCCGGGCGGTCGAGGGCTTTGTGGAGGAACTCTCGAACTGGCACCTGCGCCGCTCGCGGAGCCGCTTCTGGGCGTCAAAGAAGAGCGAACAGAACGGGCAGCCCGGACAGCCCAGCTCGGCTGGACAAGGCGGAACCGTGTCGGCCGAGAAAAAGGAAGCGGCCTACCAGACGATTTACGAATGCCTGGAGGCCACGGCCAAGCTCATGAGCCCAATTGCGCCCTTCTTCGGGGAGTGGCTCTACCGCACGCTCACAGACGTGACCGGCAGCGAGACCGACTCGGTACACTTGGCGTCGTTTCCCGAGGTCAGCAAGGAAGAGCGCGACGAAGCGCTGGAGCGTCGCATGGGCCTGGCCCGCTCCATCGCGTCCAGCACCCTCTCACTGCGCAATCAGGCCGAGATCAACGTCCGGCAGCCGCTGCCGCGGATTCTGGTCGTGACGGGCACCGGCGTGCCCGAAGCGGAGGTAGAGCAGGTGAAGGACATCATTCTGGATGAGGTGAACGTCAAAGAGATCGAGTACGTAGAGCACAGCAGCGAGGTGGTGAGCCGCTCGGCGAAGCCCGACTTCAGCCGGCTCGGTCCGCGCCTTGGCGACCTCGTGAAAGAGGTCAACCAGAAGGTGCGTCAGCTCGACGACGAGACGATCAACGAGTACGTAGAGACCGGCGAGCTTATGCTCACCGTTGACGGCGAGGAGGTCGAGCTTGGCCCCGACGATCTCATCATTCAGAGTGAGGGCATTGAGGGCTGGCTCGTGGAGCAGGAGGGCGACGTGACAGTGGCCCTCGACACCGAGATCACGCCCGAGCTGCGGGCTGAGGGGCTTGCCCGTGAGGCAGTGAAGCGCATTCAAAACCTCCGCAAGGATGCCGGTTTTGAGGTGACTGACCGGATCGAGATTGCGTATCACGGCTCCGATGCCATTGCGGAGGCTGTAGCGGAGCACACCGACTGGATCCGGAACGAGACGCTGGCCCTGGAGTTGCAGCCGTCCGCTCCATCTCAGCTGTCAGGGGAGGCCGTCGAGTCGTTCGAGATTGGCGATGAGCAGCTGACCATCGGCGTTCGGCGCGCTGATCCTGGTGAGGCGGTAAGCGCCTAA
- a CDS encoding signal peptidase II produces MRVLWLSAVVVLLDQATKVAVLQFVAPRAGITHSIPLVGDWLRLTFTENPGMAFGITIGPPGTVTVLSMIATCAVAVYIYWVRNAYAPFRWSLSLIFGGAIGNVIDRVFYGVLLDYGTWFTGHVVDFIHVSLWKGFIPNVVPLIGGAYMELFPIWNVADMAIVIGVVGVLFFHRTFHERRLAEQQAEPSGGESAAGETTEEDNGDASPSGKGAASSGFDDDTATPEDVSVSADEDWPFDEQSKDD; encoded by the coding sequence ATGCGTGTTCTCTGGCTTTCCGCTGTTGTTGTTCTCCTGGATCAGGCCACCAAGGTGGCCGTGCTTCAATTTGTTGCGCCTCGGGCGGGGATCACCCACTCGATTCCTCTCGTCGGTGATTGGCTACGGTTAACCTTTACTGAGAATCCGGGGATGGCATTCGGCATTACGATTGGGCCGCCGGGAACGGTAACGGTTCTTTCGATGATTGCAACGTGTGCGGTGGCGGTGTACATCTACTGGGTGCGAAACGCCTACGCCCCGTTTCGGTGGAGTCTGAGTCTCATTTTTGGGGGGGCCATCGGCAATGTCATTGACCGCGTCTTCTACGGGGTTCTCCTCGACTACGGAACCTGGTTTACCGGCCACGTCGTCGACTTTATCCATGTAAGTCTCTGGAAAGGGTTTATTCCCAACGTGGTGCCGCTCATTGGCGGGGCGTACATGGAGCTCTTTCCCATCTGGAATGTGGCCGATATGGCCATCGTGATTGGGGTGGTCGGGGTGCTTTTCTTTCACCGTACGTTCCACGAACGGCGCTTGGCGGAGCAGCAAGCGGAACCGTCCGGCGGCGAGTCGGCAGCAGGGGAGACGACCGAGGAGGACAATGGAGACGCTTCGCCTTCCGGAAAGGGGGCGGCGTCGTCCGGATTCGATGACGACACGGCTACACCGGAGGACGTGTCGGTTTCGGCGGATGAGGACTGGCCGTTCGACGAGCAATCGAAAGACGACTGA